The genomic region AAGGACTATTGACAGCGTATATTGCTGTAATAAGGTGTTCCAATTACCCGATTCAATAAAACGGATGCCATGAACAAGGGAATGCTCGACCCGCAGGTCCTGAATGAAATCATCCGACGGATCGTCGAGGTGGCAGAGCCGGAGAAGATCATCCTATTCGGGTCCGCCGCCCGTGGCGAGATGAATCGCCACAGTGATGTCGATCTGCTCATCATAAAGGAATGCGCGAGTCCGCTTGACCTGATGGGCGATATATATATGAACCTAGATGGCGCGGGGGCGGCCGTCGATGCGGTCGTCGTCACGCCCCAGG from Gemmatimonadota bacterium harbors:
- a CDS encoding nucleotidyltransferase domain-containing protein; amino-acid sequence: MLDPQVLNEIIRRIVEVAEPEKIILFGSAARGEMNRHSDVDLLIIKECASPLDLMGDIYMNLDGAGAAVDAVVVTPQAVERYKDSHALVIKPALREGRVVYEGT